One stretch of Caloenas nicobarica isolate bCalNic1 chromosome 4, bCalNic1.hap1, whole genome shotgun sequence DNA includes these proteins:
- the NDUFC1 gene encoding NADH dehydrogenase [ubiquinone] 1 subunit C1, mitochondrial isoform X1, with protein MAAALLRAAKRLRLVAGAPSLAFTRSAFVARKPNYAQPNWFGVGLAFSTSAALWALLFKQHNEDIMEYERRKKERQHKCTECS; from the exons atggcggcggcgtTGTTGAGGGCGGCGAAGAGGTTGCGGTTGGTGGCGGGAGCGCCGAGCCTCG CTTTTACTCGTTCCGCATTTGTTGCAAGAAAACCGAACTATGCCCAACCAAACTGGTTTGGGGTTGGCTTGGCTTTCAGCACCAGTGCTGCCTTGTGGGCTCTT CTTTTCAAGCAGCATAATGAAGATATAATGGaatatgaaagaagaaagaaagagagacaaCATAAGTGTACAGAATGTTCATA g
- the NDUFC1 gene encoding NADH dehydrogenase [ubiquinone] 1 subunit C1, mitochondrial isoform X2, whose product MAAALLRAAKRLRLVAGAPSLAFTRSAFVARKPNYAQPNWFGVGLAFSTSAALWALLFKQHNEDIMEYERRKKERQHKCTECS is encoded by the exons atggcggcggcgtTGTTGAGGGCGGCGAAGAGGTTGCGGTTGGTGGCGGGAGCGCCGAGCCTCG CTTTTACTCGTTCCGCATTTGTTGCAAGAAAACCGAACTATGCCCAACCAAACTGGTTTGGGGTTGGCTTGGCTTTCAGCACCAGTGCTGCCTTGTGGGCTCTT CTTTTCAAGCAGCATAATGAAGATATAATGGaatatgaaagaagaaagaaagagagacaaCATAAGTGTACAGAATGTTCATAG